In Shewanella sp. GD04112, the sequence TAAGCGAGCCAAGGCAAAGGCTCGCGCTCCCAGGGTGCTAATACCTGTTGAACTGAAGCATTAAACGCCCAAGGCATAGATGCAAGCTGTGTATCACGCCCTAATATCAGGTCCACCAGCGTGCGGGCAAATAGGTTTGCCGCCCCGACACCTTCCCCTCCATAGCCGCCAATCAGGCCTAAACCCAGACTTTGATCAAAGATGGCATGGGGAGCAAAACGCCTCGCCAAGGCTAACGTTCCGCCCCAACCATGGGTAATTTGTACGCCCTTAAGTTGAGGAAATAACGCCAACAATAATTGATAACGAAAGCCAAATTCGCCCTCGAAAGCACACTGAGGTGGGCTTTGATTTACAGGAAATTTCCCATTAAAAAGTTTAGGGTCAAAACCAAATTCGGTGCGTATTTTCGCGCCAAAGCCATAGCCGCCACGGGCACCAAATATCAACCGATTATCAGGGCTACGCTGACCGTAAGTCACTATACGGCTGGCATCACTAAAGGTCGCGCGATTAGCCAAGCCAATTGCATCCCATGTAACGTTCGTTAACGGCTCGGTGGCGATAAGTAAACTCTGCACTGGTAAAGTAAATCGCCCCAGCCCACTGAGCTGACGTAGATAACCTTCCACTGCGGGCACCACAATCGCCGCACGAACATTTCCTTGCGGCGTCTGTAATTGAGTAAGTGCATCACCAAGATGCGCCATGTGATTTACAGACGTGCGCTCGTAGATCTTCACCCCTAAGCTTTGCACCAGATCAGCCAAGCCACAGACGAGTTTCGCCGGATGTATTCGCGCGCAATGGGGGGTAAAAAGTGCCGCTTGGCCCTCGGCCATAGACACTTGCTTATCGAGCTCGGTCTTATCCAGCCAACGTATATCTTCTTCACCAAAGCCATCTGCGCGCCACTGCGCTAATTCGGCTTTAATATTAGCGAGTTGCTCTGGATAACGCGCCGCGACCCGCAAGTTACCGCCATGGTGTAAATCACAGTCGATATGGTGCTTAGCGCAAACTGTGGCCACTTCAGAAATAGTTTCTTGAATAATGGCTTTAGCGATAAGGCGCTGCTCGCCCTCGAGCCGATTAAGATAGGCCACATCGCCACTGAAACTGCCCATCAACCAACCGCCATTGCGGCCGGATGCACCTTGGCCTATGTATTCGGCCTCAAGGATAACCACAGACAGATTTGGCTGGTATTGCTTTAGATAATAAGCCGTCCAAAGCCCGGAATACCCCGCACCGATAATGGCAACATCGGCGGTGATATCCTGCTCTAAGGGTGGTAAAACGGCTCGTTGATTTAACTGAGGCTCAGTGTCGAACCAAAATCCGCGCTCTTTCACGCCAACGTTTCACTCGAGGCATTAACACCAATGATTGCAGCAATTTCATCGACATGGGTATCAACCCAAGCGCTGCTGATAGGCCCCCAGGTAACGATACGATAATAACCCGCATTGTTACGGTTGCCGTCCTGCACAAACTCGACTCGAATCCCTATATCTTCAAATGCGGCGATAGAATCCTGTAGCGTGCGCCGCGGCATTCCAGTTAACTTATTGAGTGATAATAGGTTATGTCGTTCATCATCCATTAAATGCGCTAAATATAGCTTACGCAAAAATGCCTTATGCTGTTTCGACATCGATTGAGTGGCTGCGGCTTCTAGGGGCATAGAGGAACGATCCAAAAATTGATCAAGAGTCTATAAAACTACTTGATATTCAGTGAATAAGAAATAGCCTCAGCGCAAATTATTAGGCAGAGTTTACAGGGTTACTCCCGCCAATATTGAACAAATTATCCTCATTGACTTGTGTTTATCCCCCCATGGCTGTTATTTCTAAGAGGAGTCAATCGATGGGAGTAAGTGATGAACCAAATGATTACCGCTGAGCAAGTGCTACATTTCTGGTTTGAGGAAATCTCACCTAAATCTTGGTGGATCAAAGACCCTGAATTTGATGCCTTAATCCAGTCCCGCTTTGAAGACTTACTCAAACAAGCCAAGCGGGGTGAACTTGCCGATTGGCGCGTAACGCCTCAAGGTCGTTTAGCCGAAATCATAGTGCTGGATCAATTCTCCCGAAATATTTATCGCGATACGCCCGCCGCGTTTGAGGCCGATGCCATCGCCCTCGTCCTTGCTCAAGAGGCCGTCGCCCAGCAGGTTGACCAAGTACTTAAGCCAAAACAAGTGCCCTTTTTATTTATGCCCTACATGCATAGCGAGTCGCAGCTTATTCACCAAGTTGCGGTGAAATTGTTCAACCGAGAAGCGGCTATCGCCAATTTAGAATTTGAACTGAGGCACAAGGAGATTATCGACAGATTTGGTCGTTATCCCCATCGAAACAAGATATTAGGCAGAGAATCTACCACAGAAGAAATCGCCTTTTTAAGCCAGCCAGGGTCCTCCTTCTAAAAGCCTGATTGCGCTTTTGCTAAATAAAATAACTAAGACTATAAATTAGCAAACTACACTTATTGCTGTAGGTCATGGAGCGGCCAATACAGGTTGGTGACTCACAACGAGGTATTGATGAGTGATAAAACACGCTAAAGTTGCTTCAGGTTCCGCCAGAATGTCCCGGTTTCGTTACCGATTGTTGGGCTTAGCCGCCCTAATACATCCCCAAATAATGCAGGCGGCGGAGCTGAAAATTGGTGTAAGCCTGTCTATTCCCCCCTATGTCATCCAAGAATCCAACAGCGGTTTAGAGCTTGAATTGTTATATCAAGCATTAGCCGTTAAAGGTCACAACGCCAGCATTCATTACCTGCCCTTGGCCCGTACTTTCCATGAGCTCAAGGAAGGCAAACTCGACGGCATTATCAACATTAAAGACGGCATGGTTGATAAAGTCTTTTACTCCGATGTCGCCATCCGCTACCAAAACTGCGCCATCAGCCTCGATGATAAAGATTTCACTATCAATAGCGTTAAAGACTTAGACGGTAAGAAGGTGGTGGCCTTTCAACGCGCTTCGATATTGCTTGGGGAAGAATTTACCCAAATGGCGAAAACCAATCCCAGTTATCAGGAACAGGCCAGACAGATACAACAGGTGTATATGCTGATGAAGCACAGGGCCGATGTCGTGGTGATGGATAAGAATATCTTTAAATACTATCTCAAGCAGGCATTTATCGAGGGGAAATTGACCGAGGCAGAAATCAAGCAAGTGGCTATTTGCAATCGTATTTTCCCACCTACAGAATATAAATTTGCCTTCTTAAATGAACAAATTCGTGATGACTTTAATCAAGGATTAAAGCAGATCACCGAAGATGGAACACTGAACGCGCTACAGGAAAAATATCGACGTTTAGTGTCCCTAGATAATGAGGCCGAGGCGGCTAATACCCTGCTGGATCATTCAGTGTTAAAGCATGATCCGCTCTGATCCTACTTAACGACGAGTACCGGACACTTAGCGAGTCGCACCACATCTTGACTCACATGGGGTTTTAAAAAGTCCATTAAGCTAGTGCTACCATGGCTGGCAATGACCACCATGCCCACATCGGTGGCTTCGGCGAGAATTTCTTCACTGGCATCACCATGGCGAATGACGGGTTTGATACTAAGGCCTGACTTTAATCCCTGTTGCATATCCTGCTGTAGGCTTTGCATTTTTTGTTCAACAAATTCAGCGAGCTGTTGCTCTAACGTCGCAGGCGTCTCCACTGCCACACCGTAAAAGTGGGCGCTTCGTGCTGGGCTAACGACATGCAGTAAGCGGATATCCACCTGATAAAGATTTGCCATTTCAACCGCATATTTAAGAGCGTGGGCGGCAGTTGCCGAAAAGTCCGTCGGGCATAACACTTCTTGAGTACGCATAATCTTATCCATCGCTTATGGTTGTTTCGCCCAATAAATGGGGGCTGATAATCTGTATTTTATAGCAGTAAATCGGGACAAGCAGCTAGGCCGTAAAATTAATTATGCTTTAGCAATCAAAAACAAAGGGCGCCTTAGCGCCCTCTTATCAGAGCTTTAAATGCTATTTCACTACCAGTACGGGGCAAGCGGCGCCATTGGCAACGGCCTCGGCGACATTAGTGTGTAAAAAGTGCGAGATTCCCGTCCGGCCATGGCTGGCAATCACCACCATGCCCACATCCTTACCATTGGCCTCTTCTAAAATCTGATCGACGGGATCGCCACGGCGAATCAGGGTGGTAATAGGTAATTCGGTTTTGAGGCCCTCGAGTAAAGCCTGCATCTTGGTTGCGGCGGCTTCTTCCATACTCCTAGCGAGTTCCTCAGGCGTGATCGCTAAGATCATATAGTTCTCGTCACCAATTGGTTGCTCAACAACGTGTAATATCTTTAGCCCTGCATGATATAGATTTGCCATTTCAATAGCATAACGTAGCGCATGGGCCGCAGTTTCCGAAAAATCTGTGGGCCAGAGTATTTGACCTGAACGCATAATCTGTTCTCCTTAATGGCTAGTCATCGTTAAGCTCATCTTTGAGCCAAGTAATAGCATCCAGCTTATCGACAAAAAACTTAACCTCGGCCGGAGTGAACCAGTTTGCCAGCTTTGCCATCACCTCCTGTAACGTCGTTTTACCGACTATGGCAATCCGCTCAAAGTGACGAACATGCTTAACCCCTAGTTTTAGATCGTCCCAAGCGGCTTGAAGTTCCCAACCTTCGAGCTCAGTCACATCGACTAAGGCATAAATATCGGGATCTGTAACCCCTGCTAACGCGGCCTCAAGCACCGGCACCATCACCTCATAATCTTGATGAGTTAAGGTACCAACCGCTTTAAAGGCAACAAAAAAATCATCATCGCCATAACGCTCAATACCAACAGAAATACCATGCTTTAACAAAGTCATACCTACTCCTTGTCTAACAAACTACCTTTTAAGTGTAGAAGTTAAGCCCATAACAGGCCGTGATCTTGCTCATAAAAGCACCAGAACACTTGCGTATGCTCACGCTGTCCGCTAGGATAAACCGACTAATCAGTCGGTTTTTTTATACACCACAAATCGCTTCCAAAGCTTAAGGCTTGCACCCGAGGGATCACTATGAATATGGCAACAGACCCAGCAAAAATCTCGCCACTTACCGAGTTACTCCAGCGCCAACGTGCAAGTTACTTGGCAGCCCCGAATCCCGATTACGCTATCCGTAAAGAGCGCTTACTACGCCTTAAGGCCGCCTTGCTGAAATTCCAACAGCCGCTCGTCGAGGCGCTGTCACAGGACTATGGCCACAGATCGGTCGACGACAGCTTGATTTCCGACATTATGCCCGTGGTCAACAACATCAATTACAGCTTGAAAAACCTAAAGAAATGGCTCAAGCCAAGCCGCCGTCATGCGGGCATCTTACTCGCCCCCGCCCAAGTGAAAGTGCATTATCAGCCACTCGGCGTGATTGGGATAATCGTGCCTTGGAACTTCCCCGTCATGCTCTCCATCGGCCCCTTAGTTACGGCCATCGCCGCAGGCAACCATGCCATGCTCAAACTCTCGGAATTCACTCCCGCGACCAATAGCGTCATCAAGCAATTACTCGCCGAAGTGTTTGAAGAATCCCATGTTGCCGTGGTCGAAGGGGAAGCCGATGTCGCGGCGCAGTTTTCCGCCCTCCCCTTCGATCATCTGCTGTTCACCGGTTCAACCACAGTCGGTCGCCATGTGATGCGCGCCGCCGCTAATAATCTCACGCCAGTGACTCTCGAGCTCGGTGGGAAGTCGCCAGTGATTATCGCCCCCGATATGCCACTTGAGATAGCAGTAGAACGAATGATTTATGGTAAGTGTTTGAATGCTGGACAAATCTGTGTAGCACCTGACTATGTGCTTTGTCCTAAGGCGAAAGTGGCAGAATTTATCCAAGCCTATCAGACGAAATTCCAAGCCATGTATGGCGCCATTACTCATAACAAAGACTACGGTAGCATTATTAATGCCCGTCAGTTTGAGCGTTTGCTAACCGTGCTTGAGGATGCCAAGGCTAAAGGCGCTAAGATAATCCCCGCCTCGAATGACGTGATTGATAGCCAGCATCGTAAACTCGCCACTCAGCTCATTACCGACACCACTGAAGATATGCTATTGATGCAAGAAGAAATCTTTGGCCCACTGCTGCCAGTGATTGGTTATGACAACCTAGATGAGGCCATTAGCTATGTGAACCATCGCGCCCGCCCTTTAGCCCTTTATGTGATGAGCTTTGATGAAGCGAGCCAACAAAAAATCCTCAAGCAAACCCATTCCGGCGGTGTGTGCATCAACGAAACCGTGTTCCATGTGGCGGCCGATGATGCCCCCTTTGGCGGTATCGGTCCATCGGGTATGGGGCATTACCACGGCAAAGAAGGATTCCTCACCTTTAGCCACACTAAAACCGTGCTTAGCCGAGGTCGCTTCAACACGGGTAAGTTTGTCCATCCTCCCTATGGCACTTTTATCCAACGCATGTTGATGAAGCTGTTTTTACGCTAATACGGGCGCTTAGGAGTAGTTATGTCGACCATATTATCAACAGACACTAAACCCATGACAGATAAACGTCAGGCCATTTTGGAGACCGCCTTACGCTTATTTGTCGACCAAGGGTTTCATGGCACCTCGACCGCATCGATAGCCAAGCAGGCGGGCGTCGCCACCGGCACCCTCTTCCATCATTTTCCGACCAAGGAAGCACTGATGGAAAGCCTGTTTCTTACCATCAAGCAAGAATTTGCCGATGCCTTGTTGTTAAAGGTCGGCGAGGGGCAAGATCTTAAGCACAATGCCGAAACACTCTGGCAGAGTGCGATCGATTGGTCGATTGAAAATCCAGTCAAACAATTGTTTTTCCAGCAGTATTCTATGTCGCCGCAGA encodes:
- a CDS encoding FAD-dependent oxidoreductase — its product is MKERGFWFDTEPQLNQRAVLPPLEQDITADVAIIGAGYSGLWTAYYLKQYQPNLSVVILEAEYIGQGASGRNGGWLMGSFSGDVAYLNRLEGEQRLIAKAIIQETISEVATVCAKHHIDCDLHHGGNLRVAARYPEQLANIKAELAQWRADGFGEEDIRWLDKTELDKQVSMAEGQAALFTPHCARIHPAKLVCGLADLVQSLGVKIYERTSVNHMAHLGDALTQLQTPQGNVRAAIVVPAVEGYLRQLSGLGRFTLPVQSLLIATEPLTNVTWDAIGLANRATFSDASRIVTYGQRSPDNRLIFGARGGYGFGAKIRTEFGFDPKLFNGKFPVNQSPPQCAFEGEFGFRYQLLLALFPQLKGVQITHGWGGTLALARRFAPHAIFDQSLGLGLIGGYGGEGVGAANLFARTLVDLILGRDTQLASMPWAFNASVQQVLAPWEREPLPWLAYHGMNKIFAWEDRLYSQPKSAAWQKGLAKRLANRLEGLMS
- a CDS encoding winged helix-turn-helix domain-containing protein, producing MPLEAAATQSMSKQHKAFLRKLYLAHLMDDERHNLLSLNKLTGMPRRTLQDSIAAFEDIGIRVEFVQDGNRNNAGYYRIVTWGPISSAWVDTHVDEIAAIIGVNASSETLA
- a CDS encoding DUF924 domain-containing protein, producing the protein MNQMITAEQVLHFWFEEISPKSWWIKDPEFDALIQSRFEDLLKQAKRGELADWRVTPQGRLAEIIVLDQFSRNIYRDTPAAFEADAIALVLAQEAVAQQVDQVLKPKQVPFLFMPYMHSESQLIHQVAVKLFNREAAIANLEFELRHKEIIDRFGRYPHRNKILGRESTTEEIAFLSQPGSSF
- a CDS encoding transporter substrate-binding domain-containing protein; its protein translation is MSRFRYRLLGLAALIHPQIMQAAELKIGVSLSIPPYVIQESNSGLELELLYQALAVKGHNASIHYLPLARTFHELKEGKLDGIINIKDGMVDKVFYSDVAIRYQNCAISLDDKDFTINSVKDLDGKKVVAFQRASILLGEEFTQMAKTNPSYQEQARQIQQVYMLMKHRADVVVMDKNIFKYYLKQAFIEGKLTEAEIKQVAICNRIFPPTEYKFAFLNEQIRDDFNQGLKQITEDGTLNALQEKYRRLVSLDNEAEAANTLLDHSVLKHDPL
- a CDS encoding universal stress protein, producing the protein MRTQEVLCPTDFSATAAHALKYAVEMANLYQVDIRLLHVVSPARSAHFYGVAVETPATLEQQLAEFVEQKMQSLQQDMQQGLKSGLSIKPVIRHGDASEEILAEATDVGMVVIASHGSTSLMDFLKPHVSQDVVRLAKCPVLVVK
- a CDS encoding universal stress protein encodes the protein MRSGQILWPTDFSETAAHALRYAIEMANLYHAGLKILHVVEQPIGDENYMILAITPEELARSMEEAAATKMQALLEGLKTELPITTLIRRGDPVDQILEEANGKDVGMVVIASHGRTGISHFLHTNVAEAVANGAACPVLVVK
- a CDS encoding STAS/SEC14 domain-containing protein, which gives rise to MTLLKHGISVGIERYGDDDFFVAFKAVGTLTHQDYEVMVPVLEAALAGVTDPDIYALVDVTELEGWELQAAWDDLKLGVKHVRHFERIAIVGKTTLQEVMAKLANWFTPAEVKFFVDKLDAITWLKDELNDD
- a CDS encoding coniferyl aldehyde dehydrogenase, with the protein product MNMATDPAKISPLTELLQRQRASYLAAPNPDYAIRKERLLRLKAALLKFQQPLVEALSQDYGHRSVDDSLISDIMPVVNNINYSLKNLKKWLKPSRRHAGILLAPAQVKVHYQPLGVIGIIVPWNFPVMLSIGPLVTAIAAGNHAMLKLSEFTPATNSVIKQLLAEVFEESHVAVVEGEADVAAQFSALPFDHLLFTGSTTVGRHVMRAAANNLTPVTLELGGKSPVIIAPDMPLEIAVERMIYGKCLNAGQICVAPDYVLCPKAKVAEFIQAYQTKFQAMYGAITHNKDYGSIINARQFERLLTVLEDAKAKGAKIIPASNDVIDSQHRKLATQLITDTTEDMLLMQEEIFGPLLPVIGYDNLDEAISYVNHRARPLALYVMSFDEASQQKILKQTHSGGVCINETVFHVAADDAPFGGIGPSGMGHYHGKEGFLTFSHTKTVLSRGRFNTGKFVHPPYGTFIQRMLMKLFLR
- a CDS encoding TetR/AcrR family transcriptional regulator is translated as MSTILSTDTKPMTDKRQAILETALRLFVDQGFHGTSTASIAKQAGVATGTLFHHFPTKEALMESLFLTIKQEFADALLLKVGEGQDLKHNAETLWQSAIDWSIENPVKQLFFQQYSMSPQIALHIREQAMNSILGFIAQLIKQGQLMGLIAHYPVDLMLENCHGQYLAATRFFIDNPALGKDKHYRDASFALFWKALQAD